A window from Streptomyces sp. NBC_00299 encodes these proteins:
- a CDS encoding YihY/virulence factor BrkB family protein — translation MDWLKKLPVVGSAVTRLMTTHAWRSYERMDRVHWTRLAAAMTFTSFVALFPLLTVAATIAAATLSTEQQTKLEDKIADQVPGISDQLNIEALVQNAGTIGLIAGAALLFTGIGWVTATRECLRAVWELPDDEENPILRRAKDAGVLLGLGGAVLVTIAASTVASALVGWITRQLGIDEGGWGGILLQIAAILVAVLANFLLLLYVLTLLPGVEPPRRRLMVAALIGAIGFELLKLLLSGYMQGVATKSMYGAFGVPVALLLWINFTSKLVVFCAAWTATQSKEVELADESEDPGEPETSESGKDEPGKGLPGKGQSGQPEVRNGPDAAPGRAAATGG, via the coding sequence ATGGACTGGCTGAAGAAGCTCCCCGTCGTCGGGTCCGCGGTGACCAGGCTGATGACCACGCACGCGTGGCGGTCGTACGAGCGTATGGACCGGGTGCATTGGACACGGCTGGCCGCCGCGATGACGTTCACCAGTTTCGTGGCGCTGTTCCCGCTGCTCACCGTGGCCGCGACGATCGCTGCCGCGACGCTGAGCACGGAGCAGCAGACCAAGCTCGAGGACAAGATCGCCGACCAGGTGCCCGGCATCTCCGACCAGCTCAACATCGAAGCGCTGGTGCAGAACGCCGGCACCATCGGCCTCATCGCCGGTGCTGCCCTGCTGTTCACCGGCATCGGCTGGGTCACCGCCACGCGCGAGTGCCTGCGCGCGGTGTGGGAGCTCCCCGACGACGAGGAGAACCCCATCCTGCGCAGGGCCAAGGACGCGGGCGTCCTCCTCGGCCTCGGCGGCGCCGTACTCGTGACGATCGCGGCCTCCACGGTCGCCTCCGCCCTGGTCGGCTGGATCACCCGGCAGCTGGGCATCGACGAGGGCGGCTGGGGCGGGATCCTGCTGCAGATCGCCGCGATCCTGGTCGCCGTACTCGCCAACTTCCTGCTTCTGCTGTACGTGCTGACCCTGCTGCCCGGCGTCGAACCGCCGCGCCGCCGGCTCATGGTGGCCGCACTGATCGGCGCGATCGGGTTCGAGCTGCTGAAGCTCCTGCTGAGCGGCTATATGCAGGGCGTGGCCACGAAGAGCATGTACGGCGCGTTCGGCGTGCCCGTCGCCCTGCTGCTGTGGATCAACTTCACCTCGAAGCTGGTGGTGTTCTGCGCCGCCTGGACGGCGACGCAGAGCAAGGAGGTCGAGCTCGCCGACGAGTCCGAAGACCCCGGCGAGCCCGAGACGAGTGAGTCCGGGAAGGACGAACCCGGGAAGGGGCTGCCCGGAAAGGGGCAGTCCGGGCAGCCCGAGGTCAGGAACGGCCCCGACGCCGCACCAGGTCGGGCAGCGGCCACCGGCGGTTGA
- a CDS encoding GtrA family protein, whose translation MWGDRRELLGFATVGLLAYAVDLALFTWLRGPAAHGPLTAKALSFVAACTVAYAGNALGTYRHTHPRGLRPYALFLVVNAGGAAVQLLCLTVSHYGLGFTSQRADTVSGAGIGMVLATVLRFWGTRTLVFRREGRVGSWTG comes from the coding sequence GTGTGGGGTGACCGGCGTGAACTCCTCGGCTTCGCCACCGTCGGCCTGCTCGCCTACGCCGTCGACCTCGCCCTCTTCACCTGGCTGCGAGGCCCGGCCGCCCACGGCCCCCTCACCGCCAAGGCCCTCTCCTTCGTGGCCGCCTGCACGGTCGCGTACGCCGGGAACGCCCTCGGCACCTACCGCCACACCCACCCGAGGGGCCTGCGCCCCTACGCCCTCTTCCTCGTGGTGAACGCCGGCGGGGCGGCCGTACAGCTGCTGTGTCTCACCGTGAGCCACTACGGGCTCGGCTTCACCTCCCAGCGCGCGGACACGGTCTCCGGAGCCGGAATCGGGATGGTGCTGGCTACGGTCCTGCGGTTTTGGGGCACTCGCACATTGGTCTTCCGGAGGGAGGGCAGAGTCGGATCATGGACTGGCTGA
- a CDS encoding decaprenyl-phosphate phosphoribosyltransferase — translation MPETAHLTSAARIRQAALHEQRTPPRRAVPPPRRGDLRALLKGLLKTARPKQWIKNILVIAAPAAAGRLFSAHALTQLALVFALFTASAAAVYLINDARDAEADRAHPTKRHRPVAAGQVPVPVAYAVGGTLAALAPTAAAWLTSPAVAALLAAYIGMQLAYCVSLKHVLVVDLAVVTTGFLMRAMIGGLALGIPLSRWFLITTGFGALFMVSAKRYSEAVQMAGKAGATRALLTEYTTGYLRFVWQLAAGVAVLAYCLWALEEGGVPHASVLPWRQLSMVAFILAILRYAVFADRGTAGEPEDVVLRDRALALIGVVWLAMYGLAVANW, via the coding sequence GTGCCTGAGACCGCGCACCTGACAAGCGCCGCGCGCATCAGGCAGGCGGCGCTCCACGAGCAGCGCACACCCCCGCGGCGGGCCGTACCACCACCTCGCAGAGGTGACCTCCGCGCGCTGCTGAAAGGCCTCCTCAAGACCGCGCGCCCCAAGCAGTGGATCAAGAACATCCTGGTCATCGCCGCCCCGGCCGCCGCCGGTCGGCTCTTCTCGGCCCACGCCCTCACCCAACTCGCACTCGTCTTCGCCCTCTTCACCGCCAGTGCCGCCGCCGTCTACCTGATCAACGACGCCCGCGACGCCGAGGCGGACCGCGCGCACCCCACCAAGCGCCACCGCCCGGTCGCCGCCGGACAGGTCCCCGTGCCGGTCGCCTACGCCGTAGGAGGCACCCTGGCCGCCCTCGCGCCGACCGCCGCGGCCTGGTTGACCTCACCGGCCGTCGCGGCCCTGCTCGCGGCGTACATCGGCATGCAACTGGCCTACTGCGTCAGCCTCAAGCACGTCCTGGTCGTCGACCTCGCCGTCGTCACGACCGGGTTCCTGATGCGGGCGATGATCGGCGGGCTCGCGCTGGGCATTCCGCTGTCGCGCTGGTTCCTGATCACGACCGGGTTCGGGGCGCTGTTCATGGTGTCGGCCAAGCGGTACTCCGAAGCCGTGCAGATGGCCGGGAAAGCGGGCGCCACGCGCGCGTTGCTCACCGAGTACACCACCGGCTATCTGCGCTTCGTCTGGCAGCTGGCGGCCGGGGTCGCCGTGCTCGCCTACTGCCTGTGGGCCCTGGAGGAGGGCGGCGTCCCGCACGCGAGCGTGCTGCCCTGGCGCCAGCTGTCCATGGTCGCCTTCATCCTCGCCATCCTGCGCTACGCCGTCTTCGCCGACCGCGGTACCGCGGGCGAACCCGAGGACGTCGTCCTGCGCGACCGCGCGCTCGCCCTCATCGGCGTGGTGTGGCTGGCCATGTACGGGTTGGCGGTGGCCAATTGGTAG
- a CDS encoding phosphatase PAP2 family protein: MDQLDDIDQRSLRGADRRILSALHARGGDPRVAAAARALSRAGEHGALWLAAGVAGAAVDGARRGAWLRGTALTAGAHLVSMGVKRVVRRPRPAHVEPLVRTLGRHSFPSSHAASAAAAAVAYGALGAYMIVPLAAAMCVSRLVVGVHYPSDVAAGMALGALTARAGARWMSTGDARA, encoded by the coding sequence ATGGACCAGCTCGACGACATCGATCAGCGAAGCCTTCGGGGCGCGGACCGCCGAATCCTTTCCGCACTCCATGCCCGTGGCGGCGACCCACGGGTCGCCGCCGCCGCTCGTGCCCTCTCCCGGGCGGGCGAGCACGGCGCGCTGTGGCTGGCGGCAGGCGTCGCGGGGGCCGCTGTGGACGGTGCGCGACGTGGCGCATGGTTGCGCGGGACGGCGCTCACCGCGGGTGCGCACCTCGTCAGCATGGGTGTGAAACGGGTGGTGCGCCGCCCGCGTCCGGCGCATGTCGAGCCCCTGGTGCGCACCCTCGGCCGGCACTCCTTCCCCAGCTCCCACGCGGCCTCCGCGGCGGCTGCCGCCGTCGCCTACGGCGCGCTCGGCGCGTACATGATCGTGCCGCTCGCCGCCGCGATGTGCGTGTCGCGCCTGGTCGTCGGGGTGCACTACCCCTCGGACGTGGCGGCAGGCATGGCGCTCGGGGCGCTCACGGCGCGCGCCGGGGCGCGCTGGATGAGCACGGGGGACGCCCGTGCCTGA